CGGGGCGGGCGAGGCCGTGGCGGGCAAGCTACGCACGCGGCTGGAGGCGGGCTCGCGCCGCATCGCCTTCTTCGTGGTGCCCTCGGCGGCGGCGCTGCTCTTCATCGGGGACGTGGTGGCGGCGGCGCTCTTCCAGTGGGGCCGGTTCACCGCCGCGGACACGCGCTACCTCTGGTACGTGCTGATGGGATCCTCCCTGGGACTGGCCGCCTCGGCGCTCGGGCGCCTGTATGCCTCGACCTTCTACGCCCTCAAGGACACGCGCACCCCCTTGCGCTTCGCCACGCTGCGTGTGGTGCTGGGCGCCGCCCTGGCCTGGTTCCTGGCGCTGCGGCTGCCGGGGCTGCTCGGCCTGCCCTCCCAGTTGGGCGCGGCCTTCCTGCCCCTGGCCGGGGGGGTGATGGCCTGGTTCGAGGCGCTGATGCTGCGGCGCACGCTCGCCTCCCAGATTGGCCCCGTGCCTCCCCCCGTGGGCATGGCGAAGCTGTGGGGGTCGGCGATCGCGGCGGGCCTGACGGGCCTGGGCATCAAGGTGGCGCTGACCCACCTGCTGGGTCCCGCTCCCGGGGTCCTGGTGGAGTGGGGAGGGAGCGTCCTGCCTCCGCCGCAACTACACCCGGTGCTCGTCTTCCCCCTGGTCGTGCTGCCCTTCGGCCTCGTCTATTTCGCCCTTACCAGCGCCCTGGGCGTCCCCGAGGCCAAGGCGGTGCTCCAAAGGGTGTTGCGGCGCAAACGGTCCGCCTAGGCCTCCCCCCGATCGCCTGGAGCCGGGGACGGGTACGGGGCAGGCGGGCATGCCCCTCGGGATCGGAGGGGGGATGGACCTCTTGTCGGCTCGCGTTATGGAGGGATTCGAGCCCGGAGTGCGGAAGATGACCAGATGCGTCTTCCGTCCAGACACGGCGCGTGTGTAGAGTGCGCCGCCTTTTTCCCCCAGCGGGGGGGCATGGTCCCCCATCGCTGGATTTCGATTTCGTACAGGAAGGTCCCCGCAGTGAGCGACGAGAAGAACGGTTCCGTGGGTTCTGGTGGCGGCGATGGGGCTGGGGGCTTTGGCCCCAAGAAGCCCAAGGCCACCTTTGGTGACGTGATGCTCGGCATTCCCGCGGGTCGTGGCGGCGAGCGCGAGGAGCGCGGTGGTCGCGGCGACAAGGACCGCCGTTCGGATCGCCCGCGTGGCGAGCGCGAGGCCGCTGCCCCCAAGCCCACGGGCGAGGCGGGAAGCAAGCCCCAGGGGGCGCCCCGCGAGGAGCGCCGTCCGCGCGGTGAGCGGGGTGGCCGCGGCGGTGGCGGCGGTGGTGAGCGCCAGCAGGGCCCCATGGTGGTGGTCAAGCGCGCCTCGGGCGCGGTGGAGACGCGCGGACCGGTGACCCCGGCCCCGGCGGCTTCGTCCGAGCCCGCCGCCGAGACGGCCCCCGAGGCCTCGGCCGCTCCGGCGCCGGCCCCCGTGACGCCCAAGGCGCCCGTGGTGCCCGCGCCCACCAGCGCGCTCTACGAGGAGGTCCCCGAGGACAAGTCCTTCGCGGAGATGTTCGAGGCGCAGCAGAAGGATGGCGGCGTGCCGGGCCGGCGCTCGGTGCGCGTGGGCGAGAAGGTCACCGGCACCATCTTCCAGCTCGGCGCGGACACGGCCTTCGTGACGCTGTCCAACGCCAAGAGCGAGGCGATGATCGAGCTGCGCGAGCTCAAGGACGACGAGGGCGTCCTGCGCTACGGCGTGGGCGACACCATCGAGGCGCACGTCATCGAGGCGGGCGCCCGGGGCATCCTGCTCAGCCGCGCGCTGGCCAAGGGCAGCGCCAACATGGCCATGCTCGCCGAGGCCCGCTCCTCCGGCATGCCGGTGGAGGGCCTGGTGCTCAGCGTGAACAAGGGCGGCGTGGAGGTGGCGATCGGCGACGTGCGCGCCTTCTGCCCCATCAGCCAGCTCGACATCCGCTTCGTGGAGAAGCCGGACGCCTTCATCGGCGAGAAGCTCACCTTCCGCGTCACCGAGGTGCGTGACCGCAACGTGGTGCTCTCGCGCCGCTCGCTGCTCGAGGACGAGCAGAAGCAGCTCGCCGCCAAGACGCGCCAGACGCTGGAAGTGGGCAAGGTCGTCAAGGGCAAGGTCACCGGCGTGCGTGACTTCGGCGCCTTCGTGGACCTGGGCGGCGTGGAGGGGATGATTCCCGTCTCCGAGATGTCCTACATGCGCGTGGCCCACCCGAGCGACGTGGTGAAGCAGGGCGACGAGGTGGAGGTGGAGATCCTCCGCATGGAGCCCGGCCAGCCCAACTCGCCGGACAAGTCCAAGCAGAAGGAGCGCATCACGCTCTCCATGCGCGCCCGTCAGGAGGATCCCTTCAAGACGGCGCTCGCGGAGATCAAGGAAGGCGACCGGCTGCAGGGCAAGGTGGTGCGGTTGCAGCCCTTCGGCGCCTTCGTGGAGCTGCGCCCGGGCGTGGATGGCCTCGTGCACATCTCCGCGCTGTCCGAGCGCCGCATCGCGCACCCGCGCGACGCCGTGAAGGAGGGCGAGGTCATCTGGGTGCAGGTGGAGAAGATCGACGCGAACGACAAGCGCATCGGTCTGCGCCGCATCTCCGAGGAGGAGGCCCAGCGCCCCGCCGAGGAGCGCCCGGCGGCCGCCGCCCCCGAGGAGAAGAAGCCGGCCGAGCCCGCGGCGCCGCGCCCCAAGGTGGGCCAGGTGGTGGTGGGCAAGGTGGATCGCATCGAGCCCTACGGCGTGTTCCTCGCGTTCCCGGGCGGCAAGGGGCTCATCCCCGCCTCCGAGACGGGCACCGAGCGCGGCACGGACCTGCGCAAGAAGTTCTCGCTCGGCCAGGAGCTGAAGGTGGCCCTGGTGGACATCGACGCCTCCGGGAAGATCCGCCTGTCCATCACCGCCGCCGAGCGCGCCGAGGAGCGCGCCGAGGTCGAGGCCTGGACCAAGACCCAGCAGCCCGTGGGTGGTGGCAAGAAGGGGCTCGGTACGTTCGCCGACCTCTTCAAGCAGAAGCTGGGCAAGTAGTTCGTGCCCCGAGTGCTCGGGAGACACGCGGAATCCCAGACGTGTCTCCCGGCGTTCGATCAAAAGAGTTGACGGTCCAGGGGGAGGGCGGTACTAAGCCTCTCACTTCGCCGCGGGGTGGAGCAGCCTGGTAGCTCGTCGGGCTCATAACCCGAAGGTCGCAGGTTCAAATCCTGCCCCCGCAACTTGACAGGCCAGAGACCCTGTCGAAAAAAGGTGACAGGGTCTCTGGTGTCTGACAAAGAGAAGCGCAACAAAGGCAGCAAACGGTATCGCGGGGTGGAGCAGCCTGGTAGCTCGTCGGGCTCATAACCCGAAGGTCGCAGGTTCAAATCCTGCCCCCGCAACTCGAAGACGAAGCCCCGTGGACGATGAGTCCACGGGGTTTTTTCTTTTCCAGGCCTCAGCTCCCGCGGGCGCGGTGCTCCTCCAGGTACGCGGAGAAGCCCGCCTTGGATTGGATGCGGAAGGCGGGCAGCCGCGCCAGCGCTTCGGGGGCGAACGCGTATTGCTCGCACACGAGGCTCGCTCGCAGCGCGCTCTCGGGGCCGCCGGTGAAGGGCCTCACTTCGTGCGTCAGGTCGCCCCGGAAGTGCACCAGCATGCCCGGCCGCGGACGCACCTCGCCCAGCGCGAGCTGTCCCCGGGAGAGCACCAGCGCGCCTCCCTTCGCGCCCTCGGGCACGTTCAGGTAGAGCACGCTCACGTGCTCGGGCGTCGCGCCCGGTACACCGGCGGGCTCCTGCAGGGTCGCGTCGATGTGCCGGCCCACGCCCCGGCCCGCCTCGAGCAGTAGCAGGTTCAGGTAGAAGGCATTGGGGCGGCGCCGCTCGGGCCTGGGGCCGAGCAGCCGCTCGCGCCACGGCAGGAGCCCCCTCCAACTCCGGGGCTCCAGCACCTGGGCCAGGTAGTCGCGCAGGAAGGGGAAGCGCTCCTCGAGCGTGGCCCGTCCCGCCTCCGTGAAGATGAGGGCGAAGCCGCGGCTGCCCTGGAAGGTGCCCATCAGGGGGCTCCTCGCCACGAAGCGCGAGGAGAGGAGGGCACCGCGCAGGGACTCCAGCGCCTCCCTTGGCAGGGCGCCTCGATGGGTGACGTACTCGCTCACCCTCGCGAGTCTACGCGGGTTTGGCTCTCGCCGTTGCAGGCCGCGCCCCCCTGCATCCAAGGGGGCGCGGGCGTGAGACTCGTTTGGGCCCAGCTCAGCGGGCCAGGAGTGCCCGAAGCTCGGCGGTCGCGTGGGCGGCCTGCAAATGACGATCGATCAACTCCAGGGCTTCCTCGAGGTCGAGCTTCTCGCCGTTGGCCTTGATTCCGGCCATGCTCACCGCGATGCGGCGATTCTTGCCCTTGGGGATCACCACCGCCTGCGACGCCAGCAGGCCGCGCACCTTCGTCGCAGTGGGCAGCGGCGTGTGCTCTCCGACATGGAAGTTGATCCAGGTCTGCGACGGCTCGACGATCTCCAGGCCGGTGACCTCGACCAGCGGCAGCGGCGCGGACAGATTGGTCGCCTGCAGCTCGGTGCGGGTCAGCACCATGTGGGGCGTGGCGCCCGCATTGCGGTGCTGGTAGGCGAGCGCCGCACCGAACAACGCCAGCGCCAGCAGGAGGGCGATCATGGCCCAACTCGGCGACGCCTGCGTCTTCATCATGTAGAGCGCCAGCACCAGGGGCACCCCGCAGAACGCCGGACCGAGGTAGAAGAACTTCTTGGTATCGCGGAACTCACTGCGCTCGGGTGCGTTGGTGATGATCTGCTTGAGTTGGCGGATCGCCTCGGCCTGATCGGCCTTGCTGCGATGGGCGAAGTCCTCGCTGAGCGACTGCGCCAGGTTCTGCGTGGCATGGAGGGATTGGGATTCGGACACGAGCGGCTTCCTTGGAGAAAAAGGGAAGGGGTTCAGGCGGCCTGGGAGCGGCTGGCCAGCATTCGCGAGAACCAGGTGGTCTCCGCCTCGCCGAGTCTGCGAGTGGCTCGCCGCAGCAGCTCCTCATCGAGCGAGGTGACGAGAGCCTCGAGCCGCGTACGGGTCGGGGGATGGGTATCGACCGGGTGGGCGATGGTGTGTTCGAGCGTCTCTTTCGTGAGTGTCAGCTCGGTCCGCTGGAGCCGTTCCTTCAGGGCCTGAATCAGGTTGCCACCCCGCAGTCGCGGATCGGCCAACAGCTGCTCGATCACCTCGGACACCGCGGTGACCCGGATGAGCGCCGAGGCACACACGACAGGGCCCCCGACGCGCGCGCCGATCTGATCGGCGGCCAGCTCCTGCTGGCGGCTCCAGTGGAGGTAGGCGCGGTCGAACTGGTCGAGGTAATACACCGAGGCCCAGATGGCGGGACGGTTGAACCAGCTCGGTTTGTCCTCGTCCTGTTGCACCAGCACGGCGATCTTCTGCCGCATGCGCTGGTACAGCGGCGACAGCCGTGCGCCATGGTCGGTGTCCTGGTGCGAGAAATGCCCGAGCTCGTGGCCGATGATCGCGGCCGTCTCGGCCTGGCTCAGCACACTGGCGAAGGTCATGGGGATATACAGCGTGCGGCCACTCAGCAGGAGCTGCTGCGGCTCGACCCGTACCGGCGTGCTGGTGACGAAGAAGCCCTGGACCAGGCCGACCACGATATGGTCCGGCCGCGGCACATCGAGCTTTCTGGCGATCCCGTCGATCCACCGCCACAGCCCCGGCGCATCGTCGCGCGTCTGCACCCGGCCGAGCACGTCCACGCTCGAGTCTTCCAACGGCGCCAGCTCGCGGCGGGCGCGGAAGAACAGCCAGGCGGTGCACCAGCTCGCGCCCCACCACGGCAAGGTGAACACCAGCGCCACGAAACCGTGGGTGGCCCAGTGGGTATACGTCCAGGCCACCTCGTACAGCGCGGTGGCGGTGAGCGCCGCCAGCATCAGACCGATGTGCCCCAACAGCATCCGCGACACCGCATCGAAGCTCGCTCCCAGATGCTCCAGCAGATAATCGAACGAGAGGTGCGCGCGGCGGCTGTCGGCGCGGATCTTCAGCACGATCCCCAGGCCCATCACGAAAGCGCCGAACGCGCCGAGCAGCGCGGTGATCGACAGCGCGCGGCGCAGCATCAGGCTACCTGACTGAGCCTCGAGAAAGCGCAGCTCCTGCTCGAGCTTGTTGGCGCGCGACTCCGTCACCTTCCGCTTCATCTCCGCCGCACGGCCGCTCTCGCCAGTGGCGGGCAGGTGACGCAGTTGCTCCAGCCGCTGTGGCAGCCGCACCAGATCCCGCTCGCTCTCCGTCACCCGGAAGAACTGCAACGCGGGGTAGAGCATCACGCCGAGCGGGAGCAGCAGCAGGAAGGCGAGGACTTTGCGTTGTATGGCGTGGTCGTTCATGGACAGAGGAGGGGGCCGCCTCGTGGACCTGGAGACGGAGCGCATATCCGTCTCTTCTGAACGATCGTTCGTTCAGGTGACGGGGAGGTAACACACCCTCTAGTCGCTGTTCAATCGCTCAAATGGGAGATCGATCGTTCAGGA
This genomic interval from Cystobacter ferrugineus contains the following:
- a CDS encoding M48 family metallopeptidase gives rise to the protein MRSVSRSTRRPPPLSMNDHAIQRKVLAFLLLLPLGVMLYPALQFFRVTESERDLVRLPQRLEQLRHLPATGESGRAAEMKRKVTESRANKLEQELRFLEAQSGSLMLRRALSITALLGAFGAFVMGLGIVLKIRADSRRAHLSFDYLLEHLGASFDAVSRMLLGHIGLMLAALTATALYEVAWTYTHWATHGFVALVFTLPWWGASWCTAWLFFRARRELAPLEDSSVDVLGRVQTRDDAPGLWRWIDGIARKLDVPRPDHIVVGLVQGFFVTSTPVRVEPQQLLLSGRTLYIPMTFASVLSQAETAAIIGHELGHFSHQDTDHGARLSPLYQRMRQKIAVLVQQDEDKPSWFNRPAIWASVYYLDQFDRAYLHWSRQQELAADQIGARVGGPVVCASALIRVTAVSEVIEQLLADPRLRGGNLIQALKERLQRTELTLTKETLEHTIAHPVDTHPPTRTRLEALVTSLDEELLRRATRRLGEAETTWFSRMLASRSQAA
- a CDS encoding 2OG-Fe(II) oxygenase, which translates into the protein MSEYVTHRGALPREALESLRGALLSSRFVARSPLMGTFQGSRGFALIFTEAGRATLEERFPFLRDYLAQVLEPRSWRGLLPWRERLLGPRPERRRPNAFYLNLLLLEAGRGVGRHIDATLQEPAGVPGATPEHVSVLYLNVPEGAKGGALVLSRGQLALGEVRPRPGMLVHFRGDLTHEVRPFTGGPESALRASLVCEQYAFAPEALARLPAFRIQSKAGFSAYLEEHRARGS
- a CDS encoding S1 RNA-binding domain-containing protein; protein product: MSDEKNGSVGSGGGDGAGGFGPKKPKATFGDVMLGIPAGRGGEREERGGRGDKDRRSDRPRGEREAAAPKPTGEAGSKPQGAPREERRPRGERGGRGGGGGGERQQGPMVVVKRASGAVETRGPVTPAPAASSEPAAETAPEASAAPAPAPVTPKAPVVPAPTSALYEEVPEDKSFAEMFEAQQKDGGVPGRRSVRVGEKVTGTIFQLGADTAFVTLSNAKSEAMIELRELKDDEGVLRYGVGDTIEAHVIEAGARGILLSRALAKGSANMAMLAEARSSGMPVEGLVLSVNKGGVEVAIGDVRAFCPISQLDIRFVEKPDAFIGEKLTFRVTEVRDRNVVLSRRSLLEDEQKQLAAKTRQTLEVGKVVKGKVTGVRDFGAFVDLGGVEGMIPVSEMSYMRVAHPSDVVKQGDEVEVEILRMEPGQPNSPDKSKQKERITLSMRARQEDPFKTALAEIKEGDRLQGKVVRLQPFGAFVELRPGVDGLVHISALSERRIAHPRDAVKEGEVIWVQVEKIDANDKRIGLRRISEEEAQRPAEERPAAAAPEEKKPAEPAAPRPKVGQVVVGKVDRIEPYGVFLAFPGGKGLIPASETGTERGTDLRKKFSLGQELKVALVDIDASGKIRLSITAAERAEERAEVEAWTKTQQPVGGGKKGLGTFADLFKQKLGK